Sequence from the Pecten maximus chromosome 8, xPecMax1.1, whole genome shotgun sequence genome:
AACGACAAGTTATGGTATTATGGAAAGGTCTGATTTCATCCTGAAAATATGTATCTATTTTCTGATgagatatgaagtcagacatgtttgaaGCTTGTTGATATGCTCAGTGGTTCCGTTATTACTACCGTAACTctcatttgagattgtgacttaacccggatctgacctagatttgtttgaTGGTGTCATttatgaaacagaagacgcttattcTTCCGGAGCACATTGCCATATTCGCATTGCACTTTTTAGGAGCcaccatgcaaatctatatttttgtttatattttcacattggttgtttaattaatttgaGTTTGAAATATGACTTCGATATGACATTTACAGATCTACACagattgtaaaaaaatattattcttGCCTTTTctatgttattatttataattaaaaagttttttatttctttctaCAACATAAAAAAGCTCTTTCTTCTATCAGGATTTAACTATTATACTAAATGTGAATGTTTATACTATTTTCATGTAACAATTTATAAATCTATTTTGTAAATAGTGTGAACCGTGATTTCAGAACAACGCTCTAGAATTAATATTTACTctttttttcaatcaattttCAGGAAGACCTATGTCAATGTAAATTTTAAGTATGGCTTGCCATTCTCATTACTCTGATAGTGTCCTCTAATTAAAGTCAGTTTAAATGAGTTAATAATTGCAATAAGATTGGTCATCTTGAAATCACCATTAACGTACTGGTgaatatttatttcacttagacgtttgtttaattttgatatatgtattaatatatcTGTGATTAACGTAATTATTTATGTGTTTCATTGAAGCTGCTGACGAAACAAAAGTGAGAGAAACTACAACCAACATTACACCGCCAAGTGATGATAACAGGtaaatttgttttgtcattgatgtaagtcaaataaataaataaaaatgtcttGATGTCTGAAACAGGTTATGTACATATCATGATAGCGATAATGATACTTTAGTAGGGAAATAACATACCAGCCCTAATGTAATATTGAATAAATACactttcaaatgttttgtttattttcattgttaaatCAGCACGCCGTCTGTATCAGAGTCTGAACTGGCCCAGCCAAAGCGAGAAAGAGGTATAATTCTATGTTTTATTGCTATAATGTTTAATAAAGCCGTTATTAGTGAGGAAACAATGTCATTTAATCGCAAAAATGTAACAAAAGTATTTCAATGTGAAAATGTCTTTCTTTGAAATTAGCCGTTTAAAATTCTATAGTTGTCAAAtgcatgtttgtttttttccaaattaaatatctttaaaagaCGATGTTTgcacatgtatattgttatatgtcTTAGCTGTAACATGTATTTTCTGGACGCCCACATCTGTGGTTCCGGTGAGATGTACAACCTTTTGATCCATTTGATAAAATCTTTAAAGCTGACTGAAAAAAATCGATATACATGCCATTTGACTAAAAATTTCAGAGTCTAATAAAGAAAACGAAAGTAGTGAACAAGTCTGCGGTAGTGAATCCCATACTGATACATTGCCTCGAGGACGGAAACGGCCCAGCAGGTATGTTATGTCTGTTTCCCCCTTTTTCATATCATGTTTTTGTTGAAGTTGGCGAATGGATTAGTTTTATAATTGTAACTATGTTTAGATGTCAATAATTCCATATCCAATGCCTTAAGCTCTGTCCTGATCTACATCGCGCCACAATTATAGCCGCCTGGCTTATCTTACATTTGTCTTAACCTGATATTTTATGGAAGGAGCAGATAAAGTAACACGTCTTTCCTGCCCGAGTCCCTCGTCCTTCTCGTCGTCCCTCCCGCGGTGGCCGAatgattaaggtgtcccgacactttatcacctAGGCCNNNNNNNNNNNNNNNNNNNNNNNNNNNNNNNNNNNNNNNNNNNNNNNNNNNNNNNNNNNNNNNNNNNNNNNNNNNNNNNNNNNNNNNNNNNNNNNNNNNNNNNNNNNNNNNNNNNNNNNNNNNNNNNNNNNNNNNNNNNNNNNNNNNNNNNNNNNNNNNNNNNNNNNNNNNNNNNNNNNNNNNNNNNNNNNNNNNNNNNNNNNNNNNNNNNNNNNNNNNNNNNNNNNNNNNNNNNNNNNNNNNNNNNNNNNNNNNNNNNNNNNNNNNNNNNNNNNNNNNNNNNNNNNNNNNNNNNNNNNNNNNNNNNNNNNNNNNNNNNNNNNNNNNNNNNNNNNNNNNNNNNNNNNNNNNNNNNNNNNNNNNNNNNNNNNNNNNNNNNNNNNNNNNNNNNNNNNNNNNNNNNNNNNNNNNNNNNNNNNNNNNNNNNNNNNNNNNNNNNNNNNNNNNNNNNNNNNNNNNNNNNNNNNNNNNNNNNNNNNNNNNNNNNNNNNNNNNNNNNNGTCGGAAAGAGGGAAGATAGTGTAGGGAATTGTAGGGAGGGGTAATGCAGGGAAAAGGTTAAAGAGAGGAAGGTGACGTAGGGAACTGATGGGAGAGGGGAGATAACGTAGGGATAGGTTGGAGGGGGGAGGTTACTCCCGACATTGCTATGATGCCATGGAACCGTGTCGAGGTTATGACATTAATAGTGTATAATCGCTTTACTACATTTATAATTACTTACAATCTTGTCATATTCGTGTAATTTTGTCACGTCACaaaaatgtaaagaaatgtgacgtcatacacGTTTGATAATGCGGATTCTTAACGATTTGCCTTtgctatgtatatatttattttgtatttctttggCTGACTAATTAATGTGTCTTTTGTTGGGTAGATTTTCCTTATGTGAACACCAGTCACGGTATGTTCAATGTTCCCGTCGGGAAAACGGCCATCATCCAAACATATGTCAACGCATCACCAGCCGCTACATCAATTCAGTGGTTTAAATTAGAAGATGATGAGCACATTCCAATAGAAATagacaacaaaatatatttcgGAGGCTCTGTTCTTTCTCCCACATTAATCATCCGCGAGACAAACATCGACGATCAAGGACAGTACATGTGTACGGCTACCAATAGTAATGGAACTGGTTCGGGTAACATTACGGTCCTGTCCGTTCAATCGTGTAAGTCCCGATTGATTAACAGAATAAACAAAGTAAACATTACAGTGAAATTGTATTAACCATGAATGGGAAGGCGAGTTTTACTTGCTCAAGTGTTGTCATTTCTCACCCTCGACATAACAGCCACGGCGATAATATCATTGACcatacattgttatttttgCGGGACTACATATGTTTAACAGTTTGCATACTGTAATAATATGTATTCgtatataaattacaatatgtattttgatatactTAGGTCACGAGCTTACCTCCAATCCAGAACCCACAGAGGCAGCCCTACAGTTCGCCGTTTCTGAAGACTTTTCACTCCAGAAGCAAAGAAACATCAGAAAAACAACAGGTACGGTCATGGTTATAGAAATAGAAATCATAATAATCTCCATGCAATAAAGAATGAAAATCTCCTCCAGTTTCGTAAATAGATAATCTGCCTCTTAATATTAGATTGATGAATTTAtttgtttgatactttttaaaGGGTAACTCatggtatattgtatttattaaatGAGTATATTTACAATCTCATCTAGATTAATTCGATTTGTTCCCTCAGGAAACAAGTAGAAAATCGGTCAATCAAGTACTGAGATATCCATGCCCGAAGTGTGCGATTTGCACTTGTCAATCTACTGCTAATCAGTGTACGTACTGGTCACTTCCGCTGAATGAGAGTCATTCTGGTTGGTGCAAGTGAGGCATACCTTGATTAGACGTAAGATCATCTATCATAGATGAGCATTAAGTTCGTACATATACGCAAGATATTTTTGCATTGTTCAATTATAgttcattttgttataatacaaTATCTTTAGCAGGAGAGTTCTAGTCTGATTAATTAATAGAAATCAGGAACAAAAACTCAAAGCCTTATCTCACAACGTTGTACCTGGAAAAACCGAAACACATTCGTTACTGTCAATCATGTCATCCTCGCAAGGCTTGTACTGCTGTCCCTGTGCCATTTCGGTCTGGAATAAAGTCTTGCGCAGTCGGCCATGATTTTCCTCTTTGGAACCCTAACCGTAACACATTTGACTTGTCAATCTAGATTGTCAAGCAAAGGACTTAATATTCCTTGTAGCTAGTAACCTACTATTTAAACACCAGACCGCGTCACAGCAACATAAAATATCCTGCCGTATACTTTATGCGAGTAAGTTTCGTAGACACTTAGTACACATCCTTAGCATTAATATAATTAAAGTCAAATTTAATTTACAACGAAAATATAGAACTCGGTATCACTTTTAGAAAGAAATTCACATAAACCAATTCATCACATGGAACTTTTAAAAAGTTATCAATACGAAACGATACTATTTAATTTAACCTCTATGAGTATTCCAAAGTGTGACTGAGCAAACGTTCAAGGGTAAATATTAAAAGCATTGACAGTATGTAAAAGGATTGAATTATATTTCTGTTTCTTTTCATTCAAGGCTAAAGTTCAGTATGTTATCTATATTTTGGATGCAAAATAAAGATGAAACCACCAGAAATACACTTTCCTCCTTAAATACAGTTTTACATATTTCTAAGAAATCAAACTGATTTCAGGTAAAATCAGGGCCCTGAAAGACATCACAAAACCACCTCCTATCCGTATCGAAAGTCGAACAACTTGTAACTACCATGAAGGGAGCCAGCTTGACCTTTATTGTGAACAATGTAATTACCTTATTTGTTCTAAATGTCTGTCTACTGAAGAACATCGGAGTCATACAACGTCTAAGCTTTGTGATATAACTCTGAATCAGAAGGAAGATATTTTGAACTTTATTGAAAAAACAGAGAATATTGAACTTGTACACATTGACCAATGTATCGCCTCTACTGAAACACAACTAAAGGAAAACGCCAGTAACTTTGACAAACTTTCCGAGCAGATAAAGATTCAAAGCAACATATTAAAAGAGGAACTTGACCTCCTTGTAGCTCAGACGTTGTCTCTTTATCAACAAATGGCGGATGATAATGCCCAAGATACTCCAAAGCTACAAGCACAACCTGGAAATATACAGCACACAGCTGAAGCAAACAGTACAGGAATGCAAGATAGCACTTGGCCGTGGCTCTAACATAGAAATGTTCGTCGCGGGATGTAAGATCCACTCTCTTGTCACATTCCCTGTTGAACCTATTCTGGCTACTGCTAGCTTCAGTCCAACCAGAAAGCCTCAAAAGTACCTTGAAAAGGCTTTAGGAATAATGAAGAGTTCTAGACAAGAACAGGGTCAAGAGTCGCTAGGTCACGGACATGCCCCACACCAGTCCTCAGAAACGGGAAAGAGTACGTCCGGAAAACAGCGGTTTAAGGGAAGAATGAAAACAAAGAGTTTGGGATATACCTTGATGACTACGGCCAAGTTATTGCGGACGTGGGAAAATCCATGTGCTATTACCTCTGTATGTCCAACCACTGATAGCCAGGTTTGGACCAGTGACAGTGGCAGTTTTAATTTGACACTACTGGACAGTTCGGGCAATGTAATACAGGTGGTCAAAAACAATACTCGAATCACAGACATATGCCTTTCACCTATAACCAACACACTGTGGGTCTGTGACTGGGAAAATAACATCACAGAGCTCGTGTCAGGACGACTAGTCCACAGATTCAGTACCAGTGATGAGCCACTGTGTATTTGTGTTACAGCCAGTAAGAATATCATTGTGGGAATGCAAGGACATATCTCAAAGTTTACCACAAAAGGTAAATTGGTCCTTACTACATTGGCTATTGGGACTGGGAAGCCATTACTGTGTAAACCATATAGGTTGTCAGAGTGTCCGGTCACTCACAACATTGCTGTGGTGAATTTGTATAACATATTTGGTTTTGATGAAGGGAAATCTTGTGTTGTTGTCATGGACACAGATTTCAATGAACTGTTTACATATGGTGGTGAAATACCTGATGCCTATCGACCAACTTCATATCAAGGCGATGAAACATTTGAACCTCGAGGTGTGGTGTATGATAGTGCTGGTAACCTAGTCATAGGGGCCAGCTGCAATAAACATGTCCTACTCCTCAGTGGGAGTGGTGCGTTCCTTAGGATCATATACACAGATGACGACTTTACAAAGGCTGTTGCTGTAGACAGGACTGGTGTCCTATGGACTCTGTTTGGACTTTGCAACATCAAGCTGCTACGGTACCACAGTGCAAGATAGCACGCTTAAAATACGAATATCCAGTAACCATGACAACTAACAATTATAGAAGGTTGGCTTTTGCCCTGATGATTggacaataaacaaaaaaatgtacgCCCTATAAACTGAAAATCAGAAATAGATATGCTgaatattatttgaaatgttgaaaagaacacaaatcaatatatgtatataaatcaaattataCTGAACTCGGTACAAACGAGTTCACGTTGACAAAGGTTTTATTTGAACTACACAGAACCTTACGATACTTGTATAGattttatatgacaaaacatCAATTCAAGTGAAACTTGAAATAGCTTGAAAAATAACCATATACATTTGCCAAGCATGACATACAGCGCTTGGAAAAAAGTGTCATCCTCTGATATTGTATCGGAGAattactacactgtataatgaATCATTATTAGATTTTTAGTTTGAATAATCTTGTAGAACGTTTTGTTTCCCGTTATCAATGTTATGTAAAGAAAAGATTAAAATGTAACAGTGGAATCTGGTAGGATATACTGATGTTTTGCACTGTATCGTCAATATATGTTGCAGTTGCGTAATATTATACGTGTATATGGTTTCCGTCAGTAAgcttaatgtaaacaaaatactgaaatgtaACAGTGAAATGTGATTATCGGAGGTAATAAGAATATAACTATATAGGTAAGGGCTTCTCTATATCCGGATCCAACAATGCTCATTTATTGAAGAGCACTTATATAGGCTGGCCTGTTGTCCAGTCCATTATTTTATAGCAATACAATTTTTGACTCGAAATACTCATGGTAGACAAATCAGGCTTTTAGttaaagaaaaaagaatgaCGGTCGCATAAATAATTAACTTCTGATTTCATCCCTTCAAACTTTGGTTCATGACCCTATGCAAAAATTTGACCTTTTTACcacatgacattgatatttaagCAGATGACTTCGAAGTGTTGTGATTATGTTGGTTCTCTATTAtaactttaaaatgtttgttacCAATGACGATATATAACACTCACCTTTGACCAAATGACCTTTTTCAAATAACTAATTGTTTGAAATTCATCTTTGCTTTATtatgaaataagaaaacaagTATTTCATACGggtttatttatctatttaaggAACATGCGACTGTATGGGCTGTATAACACATGAAAACAATTACCCCCGATCTTCGatttaatgaccttgacttttagcTCACTTCTAGATTTATGGAAATACGTTTCTGAATGCCAAATAAACTATTTGCCGGGGAGATATATATTACCTGACATTTATCGTTTCTTAATTGATGTGCTGTATTTCGTTTCATGATGTCACCTGACAATATTTTCCAGATAAAAGACAAAATAAGACCAGAAGACCTTGCTCACTGATTCATAAATGGGTCAATTGTTTTCTTATTCGATGTTAACAAACTTTCTTTCATAATCATAATTTGTCTTTCTCcgtaatattttatttttgatttatttggattaaaatattcattgcaaacaaaatagttttattCTGTAATAAACGAGGCTTTATAAGATTAAACATGTTTGTGTGTTTGACTTTCTTTGGTGTTTTGATGCTATAGAGATGATTTCCTGGTATATTACCTGATGAATTGTCCATCAGAAACTATAGAcagaaaattatacaaaattgatttgtttatgtCCATGAAGTGACACTTGTAGTTAAACAAGGTAACACTGAGTCAAAGATGTCCTTAAACTTCTCCAAGGCCTTAATCCATCTAAGGCCTCCGGCCCTGACAACATCAAACCCAGGGTGCTGAAAGAATAAGCCACAGAAATTGCCCCGACCCTTACTCTGATATATAACAAATCTCTTGACCAGTATCTGTAGCAAAATCTTGCAGCATATTGTAGTCTCCATATCATGACTCAAGCAGATACAAATAACATCATGTACATGTTCCAACTTGGTTTTCGTAAATCCTGCGAATCTCAGCTCTTAGAATTCATTGACCATACAACCAGAAACCTTGACGATGGCCATCAAACAGACATCCTAATAATGGACTTTGCCAAGGCCTTTGACAAAGTCAGTAATTCATTCATCATCCACAAACTAGAATATTATGGAATAAAGGGCAATGCAGTCAACTGGATTGAGAGTTTCCAGTTGGTTAGGACCCAAACATTATAAGTAGAGGGAGAAAAGTCTGACTTTATCAATGTAAATTCTGGAGTACCCTAGGGATGCTACAGTTTGactatttgcagatgacacaaTTGCATACTTGGTTGTCAAGACAAACAGTGACGCAGAGACACTTCAGAAAGATCTTGACAAACTTTCACTTTGGGAGCAAAAATAGAAGATGGCCTTCTATCAAAGTGAATGCCGTGTGTTATCtgcaattaaaacaaaaaatcccACATTCTACAACTACAAATTACATGGGCATATATTAGAGCATGTTGGAATTCCCATATCAATAACATATGCTCAAAAGCAAATTCCACGCTTGGCTTTCTGAGGCCAAATCTCAAAATTGGCTCAACATCAGTCAAACTGTAGGCATACAAATCACTAGTACGACCATCATTATAGTATGCCTGCACAGTAGGGGACCCACACACCCAATCAAACAAAGACCAAATAGAAATGGTCCAACGCAGGGCTGCGGGCTACATCCTGAGCAAATGTAAGTACAATCACCGCACTTTAGCGTGTCTGAAATGCTGGTCCACCGGAAATTGCGCCCCCTAGCAGACAGAGGAAGAGATGTTCGTCAGACCATGTTGTATAAAACTGTTAACAACAAAGTCGCCATAATAAAATCCGATAGGCTAATTCCCCTTAATATGTATTAAGGACATAGTCATCAACTTTCCTTTCAAATACGCCACTCAAAAACCCTAACTAGAAAAACCTCATTTTTCCCAAAATCTACATATAAGTGGAACAAACTACCACCAGATATTttctcctgtcccaccacagactcatTTAAATCAGCAATCTACCGTCACTATAGCAACACAGAGTAGAGCCAATTATTTTATCCAATTGTGTATCCTAAAATACATAGAAAATCTTCCTTTTTCTCTCATCTATGtaattttttcttcaaattgtTGAAGTTGGCCAgtaccatatatacacaaagaCATAAAGATCCACGAAAAACATCTCTTTGACGGCgccatttgtttatatattgtaccgGTATACGGCATGTCGTAAACAAAACAACGCAAATTTCATTAAAGTAATAGTaataattatgattagtcattCTAGATGTAAGTTTCATGATGTGTTATGGTATACTCGTTATTTATAAGAAAACATATGCCCAAATATCCGATTAACGTTAACGTCATTGCGATTTAATCAAAGGAATAACCTCCCCTGACAAGGATTAACTCGCACTTATCAACTATGACAAGTAAACATCCATAACCGAGAAAAGGCCTTACTCAAGATCTTCCACTGGTAATGAGTAAAGGCTTAATCACGATACTCCCCTAGTAACCAAACCAAACAGGCTGAATCAAGATACTCCCCTAGTAACCAAACCAAACAGGCTGAATCAAGATACGAATGCGAAATATGTCTTTAAGTCCGTGATGGAAGTTAACAATGACAGGGAGAACTCGAAGAAAGAGTTTAAAGTTCACATAGTTTTATTTATACACCAATGACATCTGGTAAATACGTATCATCTGCTCGTCGTCATGCACTCAACACAAACTAAAAACTTCTCCCATTCTTTTTTTTAGAAAAAGCACATGTGTATCATATACAGATCCCATGTAAGATACATCGCAGACTTGACCAACTGAGTAGACTTcctatttaacaaaaaaaaaaaaaagggggggggagggggggggggggggggggggggggttggaaGAATGCCAGATTTACGATATCATCACCATAAGCGATAAATGGATATATATCTCTT
This genomic interval carries:
- the LOC117332465 gene encoding uncharacterized protein LOC117332465 (The sequence of the model RefSeq protein was modified relative to this genomic sequence to represent the inferred CDS: added 386 bases not found in genome assembly); translated protein: MATHLPAEIIDIHNTMVLELSENMTGPELKKLKRLLEDDPLTTADKNRIKTVQELFICLRNKAFISYGDYDKLVSKLKLVKPLLCSIVNQYTKDMSKILKPELEKDTKDEISISMDNTVYHTREGSEAAFVECTVIPVPENIVWKKGKSAPLRNLVPIDNRKYFYGPKAPTLVIKRPNKAVDEAQYQCTAEAQGKVADGIIVQLQFSADETKVRETTTNITPPSDDNSTPSVSESELAQPKRERESNKENESSEQVCGSESHTDTLPRGRKRPSSQTEDHSQIGVKRTTVSDADQGCRMSFNVMNDIDITRKESESDISDTFTRVTRQSGRLRKTELKTKCIQVCMCITAAERPSEPSSVHLAEIFKHFLLGGGKIHLSDESHTVLQVDETSLEITSQITLDDDFPYVNTSHGMFNVPVGKTAIIQTYVNASPAATSIQWFKLEDDEHIPIEIDNKIYFGGSVLSPTLIIRETNIDDQGQYMCTATNSNGTGSGNITVLSVQSCHELTSNPEPTEAALQFAVSEDFSLQKQRNIRKTTGKIRALKDITKPPPIRIESRTTCNYHEGSQLDLYCEQCNYLICSKCLSTEEHRSHTTSKLCDITLNQKEDILNFIEKTENIELVHIDQCIASTETQLKENASNFDKLSEQIKIQSNILKEELDLLVAQTLSLYQQMADDNAQDTPKLQAQPGNIQHTAEANSTGMQDSTWPWL